The DNA region TTTCAGCAAGGATTTGAAAAAACTCTGGCAAATGAGTGGGTTGCTTATTGCTTGGCGAGATACCTTGGGCTGCCTGTCCCTTACGCTAGATTAGTGGAAATTCCTCAAGAGTTTTCATCAAAAGTTCCTGAACTCGCCCAAATGAGTGTTACGCAATATCAATTTGCGAGTGTTTATGTCCCAGATAGTTTTGATGGTCACCAAGTAACCTCTATAGGTAAAATGACTAACCATCATTCTTTAGCAGCCATTATTGTATTTGATTACTGGCTGAGTAATCGGGATCGAACACGCAAAAATATTCTTCTTCATGAAGAAGAACCTAACGGTTATCATTTGTGGATTATCGACCAAGCAGAAATATTCGGTTCTTATAACTGGAATCTTGCTGAAATAGAGAATCTGCCAGCTGAAATCATGAAAAGTGCCACGCATCAAATAATGGCAAGCTTTATTGAAGACGAGCAAGATTTTTTTGAACAAATAGAAATTATTCAAACCCTGCCTATCCATTTATTAGAGGAGATTGTTGCACTCATCCCTGATGATTGGGAAGTTACAAGAGAGGAAAGAAAGGCGTTGGTCAGTGCATTAGTGACACGTCGTAAAAAAATTCTTCCGGAGTTAATGCATAGATTTATCAAGAAAATCTATCGTCAGTTACAGGTAAAAGAAAAATGACTCCGTTACCACTAAGGTAGTGGAGTTTTCATTTAACTATTCAACCTATTTTAGGAAAAGTAATATGACATTTACTAGGTTACTAACGTGACAGTAACTTGTCCCCTTGCATATAAAGGATAAAGGAGTAAAAGAAGGGAGGCAGCATATGAAAATCCGAAAGGCCATTATACCAGCAGCCG from Neobacillus sp. FSL H8-0543 includes:
- a CDS encoding HipA family kinase → MIKPVVFKKTLEGKSNANLITFSDGRDYVVKFFQQGFEKTLANEWVAYCLARYLGLPVPYARLVEIPQEFSSKVPELAQMSVTQYQFASVYVPDSFDGHQVTSIGKMTNHHSLAAIIVFDYWLSNRDRTRKNILLHEEEPNGYHLWIIDQAEIFGSYNWNLAEIENLPAEIMKSATHQIMASFIEDEQDFFEQIEIIQTLPIHLLEEIVALIPDDWEVTREERKALVSALVTRRKKILPELMHRFIKKIYRQLQVKEK